From one Vanacampus margaritifer isolate UIUO_Vmar chromosome 12, RoL_Vmar_1.0, whole genome shotgun sequence genomic stretch:
- the LOC144061721 gene encoding uncharacterized protein LOC144061721, translating to MRAYIVFLLLATALAAVSARHIFSMMPETNVFFEFENVIRVSGREDIEEEEAQEEEEEVVEEEEDEDVVEEEGEEEEEVVEEEEEEEEAVEEEEEEEVVEEEGEEEEVVEEDEEEVEEEEEEEEAVEEEEEEEVVEEEGEEEEVVEEEEEEVVEEEEEEVAEEGVGVGQEVVREEEVGEQVVEEEVEEEVEEVVEEEIVEEGEEEVELGEQQRLFGQNDEEEEKTEQGSGDGVTNGRSKHFLDIITLYRRGRKEKSSSG from the exons ATGAGGGCTTACATCGTCTTCCTGCTGCTGGCGACGGCGTTGGCGGCCGTGTCCGCCCGTCACATATTTTCTATGA TGCCCGAGACCAACGTTTTCTTTgagtttgaaaatgtcatccgGG TGAGTGGCAGAGAAGatatagaagaagaagaggcgcaggaggaagaagaagaagtagtagaggaggaggaggatgaagacgtAGTAGAGGAAGagggtgaagaagaagaagaagtagtagaggaggaggaagaagaagaagaagcagtagaggaggaggaggaagaagaagtagtagaggaagagggggaagaagaagaagtagtagaggaggatgaagaagaagtagaggaggaggaagaagaagaagaagcagtagaggaggaggaggaagaagaagtagtagaggaagagggggaagaagaagaagtagtagaggaggaagaagaagaagtagtagaggaggaggaagaagaagtagCAGAAGAAGGAGTAGGAGTAGGACAAGAAGTAGTAAGAGAAGAAGAGGTAGGAGAacaagtagtagaagaagaagtagaagaagaagtagaagaagtagtagaagaagaaatagtagaagaaggagaagaagaagtagaattAGGAGAACAACAACGTTTGTTTGGGCAAAATG atgaagaagaggaaaagacTGAACAAGGGTCAGGAGATGGAGTAACCAATGGTCGATCAAAACATTTTCTGGATATCATAACTTTGTACAGGAgaggtagaaaagaaaaaagcagctCTGGATGA